The Filimonas lacunae genomic sequence CCCAATGGCATAATAGTACGGCTTAACAGCTCCTGGTCCAGTCCCCACAGCACATAGCTCTGATCTTTGGTTTCATCCAGGCCTTTGCTAAGGGTATAGCGGCCGTTTTCGGCTTGAAGCACATTGGCATAATGCCCGGTGGCTATAAATTCACAATCCAGCGCATTAGCTCTTTTTAGCAATGCTTTCCACTTGATATGTGTGTTACACATAACGCATGGATTAGGTGTGCGTCCGGCCAGGTATTCTTCTACAAAGTTTTCGATAACAAAATCGCCAAACTCATCTCTTATATCTAATATAAAATGTGGAAAACCGTGTTGTACGGCTGCCTGTCGTGCGTCGTTAAAGCTATCAATATTGCAACAGCCAGTTTCCTTATGACCACCACCACTGGTAGCATAATCCCATGTTTTCATGGTTATGCCCACCACTTCGTAACCCTCATGATGTAGCATGAGAGCCGTAACGGTACTATCGATACCGCCACTCATAGCAACCAAAACCTTTCCTTTACGGCTCATAATAAAATAAAATTTATGCAAAGATAATTAATTGAAGGCTTGTATGCCGGAAAGGGAGCTAAAATGAAGCTTACGAATCGCGGAAAATGGAGAAGGTGAAACGGGAATGTGCTGATTATCAGCCAGCTAGGAGTTGGGGGCTGCGGGTACGGATGAAAAATACCAAAAGGTCCGTATTTTATGGCGGACCTTTCAGTATTAATAAGTTATAAAGATTGATACTAGTTAACCTGTGCGGCAATTTCGTCCATCGTAATCCCCATATGACTTTCGTCGTAGGTACATTGGCCATCTTTAATAACCAGTACCTGGGGGGATTCATGGTGAACTTGAAAAATTTCCACGATCTTATTAGAAATATCGCGGTGGGCTATCAGGTCGAGGTAGTAAAAATCTGCATGCTCAGGAACCGTTGCTCTTTCTAATCTTCCCAGCGCCATGCTGCTAATGCTGCAGCGGGTACTGTGTTTAAAAATAACCTGGGGAACCTGGCCTGATTTTTCTTTAATGCTATCCAGTTGTTCAGTTGTCGTTAGTTGAATCCAGTTCATACAATACAGCGATGTATTAAGAACGGAAATAACGAGGGTTGTGACTTGGACATCCCATTCCTTTGCGTGAACCAGAGCAGGAGGTCATCAAAGTTGCAACGCAACCAATCAATACAATAGCAAGGAGTACTTTCTTCATTTTATTCAACAATTGAGTAAATAATTCGTTTGTGTATTACCTTCATCCAAAGATACAGGTTTCGCGACTTTTATGGCCTGACATCGATTTTTTTTCGCATAAATAATATCACCAGTGCGCGTTCATTTCATATCTATCGGTGGCAGCGTAATGCACCAACTAGCCATAGCATTAAGACAAAAAGGGTACCAGGTAACGGGTACAGACGATGAGATCTTCGAACCAGCAAAATCCAATTTGGAAAAAGCAGGATTGTTGCCCCTTAAAATAGGGTGGCAGGAAGACATGATAACTGCTGATTTAGATGCAGTTATTTTGGGTATGCATGCCAAGGCAGACAACCCCGAACTGGTAAAAGCACGTGAACTGGGGTTAAAAATCTATTCTTTTCCCGAATATATATACCAGGAAAGCAAGCAGAAAAAACGGGTAATTGTGGGGGGCAGTCATGGAAAAACTACCACAACCAGTATGATCATGCACGTGCTGCAACAGCAACACCAGGCTTTTGATTACCTGGTAGGGGCTAAGTTGGATGGCTTTGCACAAAGTGTAAACATTACTGACGCACCTGTTATTGTGTGCGAAGGAGATGAATACCCTGCCAGTGCGCTGGAAAAACGACCCAAGTTTCATTTCCTGTTCCCACATGTAGCTATACTTACAGGCATTGCCTGGGATCATATTAATGTGTTTCCTACGTTTGATATTTACCTGGAGCAATTCCGCATTTTTATTGATAAAATAGAAAAAGATGGCATTTTAATTTATAACGAAACAGATCCGGTGCTGAAAGAATTGGTTAACAGCCATCACCGTACTGATATTCGTTATCAGCCTTATGGCGTGCCTGCACATACCATAGAAAATGGTAAAACACGCATTCAGCTGGAAGGAGTGGAAGGTGATATGCAGGTGTTTGGCAACCATAACCTCATGAACCTGAATGCTGCCTGGTATGCTTGTAAAGAACTGGGCATGCAGGCTGCTGATTTTGTAAAAGCCATCAGCAATTTTAAAGGGGCTGCCAAGCGTTTAGAGTTAATGGCAGCAGGCAAAACGGTGAATGTATACCGCGATTTTGCCCATGCCCCAAGCAAGGTAAAAGCTACTATTGAAGCCGTAAAACAACAATATCCTACCCGTGCTTTATATGCTGTGTTAGAGCTGCACACCTATAGCAGTTTAAACGAACAGTTTATGCAGGAATATAAAGGTGCCATGGATAAAGCTGATCATGCTGTGGTGTTTTACAGCAAGCATGCATTAGAGTTGAAGCGGATGCCGGACTTACCCGCAGATATAGTAAAAGCAGGCTTTGCTAAAGAAGGACTACAAGTGTTTACAGATAAAGATTTGTTGTGGCAATGGCTGCAACAGCAAACCTATACTAATGCCAGTGTGTTGTTTATGAGCAGTGGTGTATATGATGGTTTGGATATTACCGGCTTTGCAGCGGGGATAGTGGATTAGTGAAAGAAAAACAGCATAATATGGAATCGTTAAAAGGAAAGATTGCCCTGGTAACAGGTGCAGGCAAAGGAATTGGAAAAGCAGTGGCATTGGCGTTGGCGGCAGAAGGGGCAAACCTGGCTTTAATTGCCCGTACAGAAGCTGATTTACAAGCGGTAGCAGCAGAGGTGGCTAAATCGGGTGTGAAGGTGGCATATGCTACAGCGGATGTGGCTGATATACAATCTGTAAACAGTGCAGTGGCTAAACTGTCTGGCGAATTAGGTGCTATAGATATACTCATTAACAATGCAGGTGTAGGCAAGTTTGCCAAGTTTATGGAGCTGGAGCCGGAAGAGTGGGAGTATGTGGTGAAAGTGAACCTGTTTGGTTGTTACTATATGGTGCGTGCCGTATTACCTTCTATGCTGGAACGCAAAACAGGTGATATTGTAAACATCTCTTCTACTGCCGGTAAAAACGGTGCAGCGGTAACCAGCGCTTACAGTGCATCTAAGTTTGGTTTAATAGGTATGAGCGAATCGTTAATGCAGGAAGTGCGTAAATCAAACATTCGTGTAACTACCTTAACGCCCAGCACTATTGCCACGGATATGGCTATCGATTTAAAACTAACCGACGGCAATCCCGAGAAAGTAATGCAGGCAGAAGACTTTGCCGAATTGATTGTTAGTCAGTTGAAGCTCAATCGCCGTGTGTTTGTAAAAGAAGCCGGTTTGTGGAGTACTAACCCATAATATTCATTCATGGAGTACCGTAGTATAGGATCATCTGAGTTGCGTGTAAGTGAAGTAAGCTTTGGTTGCATGTCGTTAGGGGCTGATGAAGCAATAAATAAACAGCTGATAACACAGGCATTGGATAATGGGATTAACCTGTTTGATACGGCTGATTTATATGATAAAGGCTTCAACGAAACAATGCTGGGCAGTTTACTGAAACCACACAGAAGCAAGGTGATACTAGCTACCAAGGTAGGCAATCAATGGCGCGAAGATGGCAGTGGCTGGGATTGGAACCCGCGTAAAGACTACATTCTGAAAGCAGTAGATGATAGCCTGCGTCGTTTGCAAACAGATTATATAGATCTGTACCAGTTGCATGGCGGCACCCTGGAAGATGATATAGATGAAACCATCAGTGCATTTGAATTACTACAGCAACAGGGAAAAATAAGATACTACGGTATTTCCTCTATTCGTCCTAACGTAATCAGGGCTTACGTAGAACGCTCCAACATCGTAAGTGTAATGATGCAATACAGCTTA encodes the following:
- a CDS encoding UDP-N-acetylmuramate--L-alanine ligase translates to MRVHFISIGGSVMHQLAIALRQKGYQVTGTDDEIFEPAKSNLEKAGLLPLKIGWQEDMITADLDAVILGMHAKADNPELVKARELGLKIYSFPEYIYQESKQKKRVIVGGSHGKTTTTSMIMHVLQQQHQAFDYLVGAKLDGFAQSVNITDAPVIVCEGDEYPASALEKRPKFHFLFPHVAILTGIAWDHINVFPTFDIYLEQFRIFIDKIEKDGILIYNETDPVLKELVNSHHRTDIRYQPYGVPAHTIENGKTRIQLEGVEGDMQVFGNHNLMNLNAAWYACKELGMQAADFVKAISNFKGAAKRLELMAAGKTVNVYRDFAHAPSKVKATIEAVKQQYPTRALYAVLELHTYSSLNEQFMQEYKGAMDKADHAVVFYSKHALELKRMPDLPADIVKAGFAKEGLQVFTDKDLLWQWLQQQTYTNASVLFMSSGVYDGLDITGFAAGIVD
- the ytxJ gene encoding bacillithiol system redox-active protein YtxJ; this encodes MNWIQLTTTEQLDSIKEKSGQVPQVIFKHSTRCSISSMALGRLERATVPEHADFYYLDLIAHRDISNKIVEIFQVHHESPQVLVIKDGQCTYDESHMGITMDEIAAQVN
- a CDS encoding aldo/keto reductase, translating into MEYRSIGSSELRVSEVSFGCMSLGADEAINKQLITQALDNGINLFDTADLYDKGFNETMLGSLLKPHRSKVILATKVGNQWREDGSGWDWNPRKDYILKAVDDSLRRLQTDYIDLYQLHGGTLEDDIDETISAFELLQQQGKIRYYGISSIRPNVIRAYVERSNIVSVMMQYSLLDRRPEETCLPLLQQHNIGILARGSVAKGLLAGKNPEPYLDYTVQDVAKAAQAIQQVAGTQRSAAQTAIQFVLQQPVISSAVVGIRTEQQLYDALNTTSVQHLTPHETMLLKQSLPANYYTQHR
- a CDS encoding 3-ketoacyl-ACP reductase, whose translation is MESLKGKIALVTGAGKGIGKAVALALAAEGANLALIARTEADLQAVAAEVAKSGVKVAYATADVADIQSVNSAVAKLSGELGAIDILINNAGVGKFAKFMELEPEEWEYVVKVNLFGCYYMVRAVLPSMLERKTGDIVNISSTAGKNGAAVTSAYSASKFGLIGMSESLMQEVRKSNIRVTTLTPSTIATDMAIDLKLTDGNPEKVMQAEDFAELIVSQLKLNRRVFVKEAGLWSTNP